Genomic DNA from uncultured Ilyobacter sp.:
AAGAGTTGTCACAGAGATATATAAGGAGCTAAACGACGGTAAAATCATAAACAGACTGCTCCAGGGAGATGTGGGAAGCGGGAAAACCATTGTGGCAGTGATAATGCTCCTCTATATGATAGAAAACTCCTATCAGGGGGTCTTTATGGCTCCTACAGAGATACTGGCCACCCAGCATTATCTTTCCATAGCCGATACCCTCCTTGAGCTAGGAATAAGGGTAGAGCTCCTCACAGGAAGTATAAAAGGCAGGAAAAAAGAGGTTCTCCTAGAAGATATTAAAAGCGGTAAAATCGATCTCATTGTAGGGACTCACTCCCTTATAGAGGACAACGTGGAATTTCACAAGCTCGGGTTAATTGTTATAGACGAGCAGCATAGATTCGGAGTGGTCCAGCGAAAAAAACTCCGAGACAAGGGGGTCATTGCAAACCTTATTGTAATGAGTGCGACTCCTATACCCCGTTCCCTAGCCCTTAGCATCTATGGGGATCTAGATGTATCCATCATCGACGAAATGCCACCAGGGAGGACTCCTGTAAAAACCAAGTGGATAAACAACAGCTCTGATGCAGAAAAAGCCTACCGTTTTATTCAGAAAAAACTCAACGAAGGAAGGCAGGCTTACTTTGTGGCTCCCCTTATAGAGGAGAGTGAAAAACTTAGCTTTAAATCTGTCCAGGAACTGTATAAGGAGGTTACAAGAAGGTTTCCTCAGTGCAGGGCAGGTCTCCTTCACGGAAAGATGAAAAACAGCGAAAAGGACGAAATAATGCATCTTTTTAAAAATCATAAGCTGGACATTTTGATTTCTACCACAGTTATAGAGGTGGGAATAAACGTCCCCAATGCCTCTATAATGGTCATAAACAACACCGAAAGATTCGGTCTATCCGCCCTTCATCAGCTGAGGGGGAGGGTGGGAAGAGGATCACATCTGTCCTACTGCTTTCTTTTTTCCGAGACAGACAATGATGTCTCAAAATCAAGACTTATGATTATGGAGTCTACAACTGACGGATTCAAAATAGCAGAAGAGGACCTACGCCTTAGAAAACCAGGTGAAATCTTTGGTACAAGGCAGAGTGGTTTCAGCGACCTTAAGTTTATAGATATAATACACGACGTAAAGACGATAAAAATGGTCAGGGATATTGCCTATGAATATCTGAGAAGAAACAGTGGAGAGATAAAAAACTCCTATCTCAGAAGTGATATAGATAATAAGTTTCTAGAGAATCTTTAATTATTGGAGGTAGCTATGAAAATACAGATGTATACTCAGAAACTGGTAGATTTAAAAGGATCCGACCTTCACCTAAAGGTAGGAATCAGACCTGTAATAAGGGTAAACGGTGAGCTGGTTTATCTCGAAGGAGAAACTATAACAAAAGAATATATGGAAGAGCTGATCGCTCCCCTCATGAACCCTAAGAGAGAAAAAGAACTAAAAGAGGAGCTTACCACTGACTTTGCCTATGCAGTTCCAGGTCTTGCAAGATTCAGAGTAAACCTTTCCTATCAGAGAGGGTCATATATGATGGTAATGAGAATGATCTCCAATGATTCTCCTGATATTGAGGACCTCAATCTTCCACCCTCACTTAAGGATATCGTCGATGTAAAAAACGGCCTTATCCTCGTGACGGGGGCCACAGGAAGTGGTAAGTCTACAACAGTTGCCGCTATGATAAACTTTATCAAC
This window encodes:
- the recG gene encoding ATP-dependent DNA helicase RecG; the protein is MERYDRVFEPLGNFELRGITDKNIEKLKSLGIVTLYDLFYYFPRSYEDRTNLKNINQLKEGEYAVIKGKLFGIETLRTRTRKTVIKAKISDGTGFVELVWFQMPYLKKYLKMGEEYIFIGNVKRGYNFQMTNPEYRKYEESRGFSEEILPIYSSNRDFNQRSLRKIVKTALDSYTEFFQENIPEEIIKKYSITDRKNALKEIHFPKNPRGIEEAKRRFAIEELLILESGILEKRFAIDSMNNEMYVLEDNKNLVKKFLGNLGYTLTRAQKRVVTEIYKELNDGKIINRLLQGDVGSGKTIVAVIMLLYMIENSYQGVFMAPTEILATQHYLSIADTLLELGIRVELLTGSIKGRKKEVLLEDIKSGKIDLIVGTHSLIEDNVEFHKLGLIVIDEQHRFGVVQRKKLRDKGVIANLIVMSATPIPRSLALSIYGDLDVSIIDEMPPGRTPVKTKWINNSSDAEKAYRFIQKKLNEGRQAYFVAPLIEESEKLSFKSVQELYKEVTRRFPQCRAGLLHGKMKNSEKDEIMHLFKNHKLDILISTTVIEVGINVPNASIMVINNTERFGLSALHQLRGRVGRGSHLSYCFLFSETDNDVSKSRLMIMESTTDGFKIAEEDLRLRKPGEIFGTRQSGFSDLKFIDIIHDVKTIKMVRDIAYEYLRRNSGEIKNSYLRSDIDNKFLENL